The DNA sequence TTGGAGCCCTGCCATTTCCACCAAGGGTACTTCGGACAATTTCGCGATGAGACTCCCACCAAGTACGTAGGCCAGACCCGCGCCCAGATAAATTCCCAAGGAGTAAACGCTGATGGCCGAAGATCTGCGCGACTCGGGGAAGTGCGAGGCAATCCAGCTGTAGGCTGCTGGGGAGAGGGCTGCTTCTCCCACTCCGACGCCCATTCTGGCGAGGAACAAATGGGCATATCGCTGGGCAAGGCCACTCATGGCAGTCATCAGGCTCCAGAGGCCGATGCCCCAAGCAATAAGTTTGGTGCGGCTCATCCGGTCGGCCCAGACGCCCATCGGGATTCCCATGAAGGCATAAAAGAGCCCGAAGCTTGGACCAAGCAAAAGACTGACCTGCGTATCTGTCAACTCGAAATCGGACTGGATGGGAATGACCAGCAGATTGATCAGGTAGCGATCCATGAAGGAACAGGCGTAGGCAAGCATGAGCCAGGCGACCATGATCCACGGGCGAGGAGAAATGGACGAATTCATGCCTCTAAGCTAGACGAAGAATCTCCAACGCGCATTGACCTATGGTAAGGAATGCTTGAGCTGGCGACGAATTCTGCTCAGCGACTCAGGGGTAATGCCCAAATAGGAGGCAATGTAATGATGGGGAATCCGATTCATCAAATCTGGATACTTCGTGAGGAGCTGTAAGTATCGATCCTTGGCAGATGCGTGTTGGAGGGAATGAATGCGCTTCATGCTGGCCACGTAATTTTGCTCCATCAGGATGCGGCCCAATTGCTGGAAAATTGGAAATTGTCGGTACAGCTTATGAAGATCTGGATGAGAAATAGCCACCAACTGGCAAGGTTCCAGTGCTTGGATAGACTCGGTGGCTGCTCGTTGGGTGATAAAGCTGGTGTAGCCACAGACGATGGGATTGCGCGGAAAGACATTGAAGTAGGAGGTGAATTCCCGATCCTCGACCCTTTCGAAGACCCGCAGCAGTCCCGAAAACAAGAACGCCATGCGATTGGAAATGTCTCCCGCCTCCAAAAAGTAAGCCCCCTTTTCGAGGTTCAATGGGTAGACGACAGCAGTAAGTGCTGCCCATTCCTCCGAAGACAAGGAGAGCTGCTGATCAGACACGAGTCCCGCAAATGCCTGCTGTATGGAGTCGCTGAAAGAGTAGGCCATGGGAGTTGGGAGATTAGGCGTGCTTGCGCTGGTAGTCGCTCGGCGTAAGTTGTGTGACGGCTTTGAAGCGTCTATTGAAATTGGAGATGTTGTTGAAGCCACATTGATAGGCGATTTGGGCAATGGAAAATTGATCTTCCAGCAACATCTTACAGGCGTGTCCCACCCGAATTTCAGTGAGGAACTGCGAAAAGTTCTTCCGGGTCTGGCGCTTGAAATACCGACTGAAGGCCGTCGGACTCATGGAGGCAATTTCTGCCACGGCCTCTAGACGTACCTCATCTTGGAAGTGCTTCATGACATAGTTGAAGACCTCATTGAGTTTGTGACTATCTGCTTTGGTGGGGGTGAATTGGACAGGGTTTGTGCTAAGGAAACGCTTCTCCTCCGAAATGGAGATCTGGTGGAGAATTTCGAGGAAGGCCATCAGCTTCAGAAAGCCTTCGTGATCGTACAGCTTCTTCATTCGCCCGATCACCCAATTTCTCAAATCTCCTTCCAACACGATACCGTACTCTGCCTGATGAACTAATTGGTGGATTTGTTCACACTCTGGCAGCTCCAAAAATGCTCGGCCCGAGAAGTCAGGCATGAAAAATACAGAGAGCATTTTGGCCTTGAGCTCCGAATCCTTGTCGTAGTACGGCGGATCATTTCGGAATACATGCGGGACATTGGACCCGATGAGAACGACCTCCTGTTCTTCGAATCGCTCAATCGAATCTCCAACTATCCGCGTGCCGGTAGATTCCAAGATCCATGTCAGTTGGAGTTCGCGATGAAAATGGAGGGGCGCAAAGAAATAAGGGCCCTCGTCGTATTCCACATGAAACGACTCTTTGGAAGATACGGGTAATGGAAAATGCAGGGCCTTCATATACGTATTTTTCTAACAAGCTTATCTATCAAATCTAACAATGCCTGCAAAAAAGTACAAAGATTGGGCAAAATTGTCCCAAACCTACCTTACGAAGCCTGCTATATTTGATTATAGATTACTAACTACTACTCCTATGACGCAAACTCGTATTTCCCTTTGGACTGGGCCGCGTTGTGTCTCTTCTGCGATGATGTATGCATTCGCCCAAAGGTCCGATACTCGCGTCCTCGACGAACCATTGTATCCACATTACCTTCGAATGACCGGGGCATCGCACCCGAGCCGCGAGATGGTGATGGCCTACATGGAGACTGATTCTCAGAAGGTGATCAACCGCCAGATTCTGGGAAATTCCGATCATGAAGTGCTCTTCATCAAAAATCTCTCTCATCATCTGGTGGGACTAGATGTGTCGTTTGTCGAGCAGTTGACCAATGTCTTCCTGATCCGGAACCCCGAGGACATGTTGGCTTCCCTCATCCACTACATCCCGGCTCCTCGATTGCTGGATACGGCGTATCGGATGCAGTACCGCCTCTTTCATCATCTCAAACGTACTGGTAAAACGCCGCTGGTGATCGACGCCAAGCAATTGCTTGCCCACCCGGAAGCTACGCTGCGCTTGATCTGCGACCATGCTGGGATCGCTTTTGATCCTGCCATGCTCACTTGGAATCCCGGTCCGATTCCAGAATGTGGGGTTTGGGCGGAACAATGGTACAAGGAAACCCACAAGCACGCGGGATTCATGCCGTACCACAAATCTCCCGAGCCACTTCCAGAGGAACTACAGCCGCTAGTGGACGAGTGCTTCCGATACTACTCCGAGCTGTATGAGTATGCGGTCAATCCTATTTCTGAAATCATGGTCCATTCCTAATCGAATG is a window from the Pontibacter sp. G13 genome containing:
- a CDS encoding Crp/Fnr family transcriptional regulator; translated protein: MAYSFSDSIQQAFAGLVSDQQLSLSSEEWAALTAVVYPLNLEKGAYFLEAGDISNRMAFLFSGLLRVFERVEDREFTSYFNVFPRNPIVCGYTSFITQRAATESIQALEPCQLVAISHPDLHKLYRQFPIFQQLGRILMEQNYVASMKRIHSLQHASAKDRYLQLLTKYPDLMNRIPHHYIASYLGITPESLSRIRRQLKHSLP
- a CDS encoding AraC family transcriptional regulator, giving the protein MKALHFPLPVSSKESFHVEYDEGPYFFAPLHFHRELQLTWILESTGTRIVGDSIERFEEQEVVLIGSNVPHVFRNDPPYYDKDSELKAKMLSVFFMPDFSGRAFLELPECEQIHQLVHQAEYGIVLEGDLRNWVIGRMKKLYDHEGFLKLMAFLEILHQISISEEKRFLSTNPVQFTPTKADSHKLNEVFNYVMKHFQDEVRLEAVAEIASMSPTAFSRYFKRQTRKNFSQFLTEIRVGHACKMLLEDQFSIAQIAYQCGFNNISNFNRRFKAVTQLTPSDYQRKHA
- a CDS encoding sulfotransferase family protein, which codes for MTQTRISLWTGPRCVSSAMMYAFAQRSDTRVLDEPLYPHYLRMTGASHPSREMVMAYMETDSQKVINRQILGNSDHEVLFIKNLSHHLVGLDVSFVEQLTNVFLIRNPEDMLASLIHYIPAPRLLDTAYRMQYRLFHHLKRTGKTPLVIDAKQLLAHPEATLRLICDHAGIAFDPAMLTWNPGPIPECGVWAEQWYKETHKHAGFMPYHKSPEPLPEELQPLVDECFRYYSELYEYAVNPISEIMVHS